One window of the Synergistaceae bacterium genome contains the following:
- a CDS encoding cobalamin B12-binding domain-containing protein has protein sequence MSEDKIRILVAKPGLDGHDRGAKIIAKAMSDAGFEVIYTGLRQTPEQIAAAATAEDVDVVAMSILSGAHNTLFPRVVQCLREREGQDILVIGGGVIPDKDIPFLKENGIAEVFTPGTPSREAVAWVKKAVEQKRLQQ, from the coding sequence ATGTCGGAAGACAAAATTCGAATTTTAGTTGCAAAACCGGGGCTGGACGGACATGACCGCGGCGCGAAAATTATCGCCAAGGCCATGAGCGACGCGGGGTTCGAGGTTATCTACACGGGCCTTCGTCAGACACCCGAGCAAATCGCGGCCGCTGCCACGGCGGAAGACGTGGACGTGGTCGCCATGAGCATTCTCTCCGGCGCGCACAACACTCTCTTCCCCCGCGTTGTGCAGTGTCTCAGAGAGCGGGAAGGACAGGATATTCTCGTCATCGGAGGCGGCGTCATTCCCGATAAGGACATTCCGTTCCTGAAGGAAAACGGCATCGCCGAAGTTTTTACTCCGGGAACGCCAAGCCGGGAAGCGGTGGCCTGGGTGAAGAAAGCCGTGGAACAGAAGCGGCTTCAGCAATAA
- a CDS encoding CoA transferase gives MNALEGIKVLDLTRLLPGPFATMFLADFGAEVIKVEQPGEGDYARGYEPMRGDRGYRFLIINRNKKSLTLDLKKPEGKEIFRKLARNADVVIESFRPGVMKKLGLDYEALSELNPRLVFCSLSGYGQTGPYRMEAGHDLNYVGSAGIPSLTGKPTGDPVIPGIQIADLAGGLMAVIGILVALQGRGVTGRGQQVDASLFSAAIAMLPADASVLFGGGGIPTRGEGRLTGGWPHYNIYRTKDGRYLACGALEKKFWKNLCGVLGREDLSDAIDDKKNFPALKNLLESTFREHTLNEWLQKLEGRETCITPIKNLDEVFEDPHVVENELVVDVEDAELGRYRQLGQPIKLSETPGRLETTAPKLGEHNEKILTELGYTKEEIASFSRNGII, from the coding sequence ATGAACGCTCTTGAGGGAATAAAAGTTCTCGATCTGACGCGGCTCCTGCCGGGGCCTTTCGCGACGATGTTCCTGGCGGACTTCGGAGCCGAGGTCATTAAAGTGGAGCAGCCCGGCGAAGGAGACTATGCCCGGGGTTACGAGCCCATGCGCGGCGACAGGGGATACCGCTTTCTTATCATCAACAGAAACAAGAAAAGTCTGACGCTTGATTTGAAAAAACCGGAAGGAAAAGAGATTTTTCGCAAACTGGCCCGAAACGCCGACGTCGTGATCGAGAGCTTCCGCCCGGGCGTTATGAAAAAACTGGGACTGGACTACGAGGCGCTGTCTGAGCTCAATCCGAGGCTCGTGTTCTGTTCGCTGAGCGGTTACGGACAGACGGGGCCTTACCGGATGGAGGCGGGGCACGACCTGAACTACGTCGGCTCCGCCGGCATTCCTTCCCTGACGGGAAAACCCACCGGCGATCCGGTCATTCCGGGAATACAGATCGCCGACCTCGCGGGCGGTCTCATGGCCGTCATCGGGATTCTTGTGGCCCTTCAGGGGCGCGGCGTCACCGGTCGGGGTCAGCAGGTGGACGCGTCTCTTTTTTCGGCGGCGATCGCCATGCTGCCCGCGGATGCCAGCGTTCTTTTCGGAGGGGGAGGGATTCCCACGCGAGGCGAAGGCCGTTTGACCGGCGGCTGGCCTCACTATAACATTTATCGCACAAAAGACGGCCGGTACCTCGCCTGCGGAGCTCTTGAAAAGAAATTCTGGAAGAACCTCTGCGGCGTCCTTGGCCGGGAAGACCTTTCGGACGCCATCGACGACAAAAAAAATTTTCCGGCGCTCAAAAATCTGCTGGAATCGACGTTCAGGGAACATACGCTGAATGAATGGCTCCAAAAGCTCGAGGGACGCGAGACCTGCATAACGCCAATCAAAAACCTGGATGAGGTTTTCGAAGATCCGCATGTTGTCGAAAATGAGCTGGTCGTGGACGTGGAAGACGCCGAGCTGGGACGCTACCGGCAGTTGGGCCAGCCCATAAAGCTATCTGAAACGCCGGGCCGCCTTGAGACGACGGCCCCCAAACTCGGCGAACACAACGAGAAAATTCTGACGGAATTGGGTTACACAAAGGAAGAAATCGCGTCCTTTTCTCGAAACGGCATTATTTGA
- a CDS encoding pyridoxal phosphate-dependent aminotransferase encodes MKSERVLRMTPSATMEINSTVARLRAEGRNIIGFNVGEPDFNTPRFIIDACAEAMLKGETKYTAVDGILPLRKAISEKLETENGVFYAPDEIVVSTGAKQALNNAVLSICNPGDEVIIPKPCWVSYVEIVKLADAAPVLVETDADFQLDNEAIRRVLSPRTRAVIINTPNNPSGAVYGEAALRELGEMAVEHDFYVISDEVYEKLIYGQSRHVSIASLSKDIREHTITVNGFSKAYAMTGWRIGYSASPSDVAASIRSLQGHTTSNSTSFVQWAALAALKGSQQSIEEMKSEFAQRRLYMAERLRALPGVACANSEGAFYLMPDVSSYYGKKTPDGGRIENSVDFCKYLLEEALVSVVPGVAFEAPDNVRISYSNSMKNLEEGMRRIEGALAKLA; translated from the coding sequence ATGAAAAGTGAACGCGTTCTGCGCATGACTCCTTCCGCGACCATGGAAATCAACAGCACGGTGGCGCGTCTCAGAGCCGAGGGCAGGAATATTATTGGTTTCAATGTAGGCGAGCCGGATTTTAACACGCCCCGTTTCATCATTGACGCCTGCGCGGAAGCCATGCTGAAGGGAGAAACGAAATACACGGCGGTGGACGGTATCCTGCCTCTCCGTAAAGCCATCAGCGAGAAACTCGAAACGGAAAACGGCGTTTTTTACGCGCCCGACGAAATCGTCGTCTCCACCGGTGCCAAGCAGGCGCTGAACAATGCCGTTTTGTCCATCTGCAACCCCGGCGATGAGGTCATAATTCCAAAGCCCTGCTGGGTCAGTTACGTCGAAATCGTAAAACTGGCCGATGCCGCGCCGGTTCTCGTCGAAACGGACGCCGATTTTCAGCTTGACAACGAGGCCATTCGACGGGTTTTGTCTCCCCGAACCAGGGCCGTGATCATCAACACTCCCAACAATCCGTCAGGAGCGGTGTACGGCGAAGCGGCCCTGAGAGAACTGGGAGAAATGGCTGTGGAGCACGATTTTTACGTCATTTCCGATGAAGTCTATGAAAAACTCATTTATGGACAGAGCAGACACGTCAGCATCGCTTCTTTATCGAAGGACATTCGGGAACATACGATTACCGTCAACGGTTTTTCCAAAGCCTACGCGATGACAGGCTGGCGCATAGGATACAGCGCGTCGCCCTCCGATGTGGCGGCTTCCATTCGTTCCCTGCAGGGGCATACGACCTCAAACAGCACATCTTTCGTGCAATGGGCCGCGCTGGCGGCGCTGAAGGGCTCTCAGCAGTCCATCGAAGAAATGAAATCCGAGTTTGCCCAAAGACGGCTGTACATGGCAGAGCGTCTCAGGGCGTTGCCTGGCGTCGCCTGCGCGAACTCGGAGGGCGCTTTTTACCTCATGCCGGACGTCAGTTCCTATTACGGCAAAAAAACGCCCGACGGCGGGCGAATCGAGAATTCCGTCGATTTTTGCAAATACCTGCTGGAAGAGGCGCTTGTTTCCGTTGTGCCCGGCGTGGCCTTCGAGGCTCCGGACAACGTGAGAATTTCCTACTCGAATTCCATGAAAAATTTGGAGGAGGGCATGAGGAGAATCGAGGGAGCTTTGGCAAAACTGGCGTAA
- a CDS encoding putative hydro-lyase, producing the protein MANYAEMSPKDLRRLIREQKITGETSGMCSGFVQANLVILAQKYAEDFRKFAERNPKPCPILEITEPGDPFLKKIADHADIRTDIPRYRVFRNGVLVDEPYDITGCWQNDFVCFLIGCSFSFENALTKAGIEIRNIVDGHMVSVYKTCIPCAPAGIFKGPVVATMRPVPESKVDLAYEVTGRLPHVHGMPLYHGDPSKLGVDLNKPDWGVPTRFNEGEVPVFWACGVTPQAAIENAKPDLVITHTPACMLVADIKDEELEEKLFGCKEAVYKKGSEHNA; encoded by the coding sequence ATGGCAAATTATGCTGAAATGTCTCCAAAAGACCTCCGTCGGCTTATCCGGGAACAAAAAATCACCGGGGAAACTTCGGGGATGTGCTCCGGTTTTGTGCAGGCCAATCTGGTTATTTTAGCTCAAAAGTACGCGGAAGATTTTAGAAAATTCGCGGAGCGCAACCCCAAACCCTGCCCAATCCTGGAAATCACGGAGCCGGGGGATCCTTTTCTGAAAAAAATCGCGGATCATGCCGACATTCGCACGGATATTCCCCGTTACAGGGTTTTTCGAAATGGCGTCCTCGTTGACGAGCCTTATGACATTACAGGCTGCTGGCAAAATGACTTTGTCTGCTTTCTGATCGGGTGCAGCTTCTCGTTTGAAAACGCTCTGACGAAAGCGGGCATTGAAATCCGCAACATCGTCGACGGTCACATGGTTTCCGTGTACAAAACCTGTATACCCTGCGCCCCGGCGGGTATTTTCAAGGGCCCCGTCGTCGCGACCATGCGTCCCGTGCCGGAGAGTAAGGTGGACCTGGCTTACGAGGTTACGGGCAGACTGCCGCACGTTCATGGGATGCCTCTCTATCATGGAGACCCTTCCAAACTCGGTGTAGACCTGAATAAGCCGGACTGGGGAGTTCCAACCCGCTTCAACGAAGGGGAGGTTCCCGTTTTCTGGGCCTGCGGTGTGACGCCTCAGGCGGCGATAGAGAACGCCAAACCCGACCTGGTGATCACGCATACCCCCGCCTGTATGCTGGTTGCGGACATAAAAGATGAGGAACTGGAAGAAAAACTGTTTGGCTGTAAAGAAGCCGTTTATAAAAAAGGAAGTGAGCACAATGCATAA
- the pxpB gene encoding 5-oxoprolinase subunit PxpB, with translation MNAAFLPVGDTAVSVQVGDEISLAVSRRVYALKQCLEDNPVEGIAETVPTYRALMINYRPDVIRYGALLEACKKRFENLDLDYSFSLSKEEICEIPVLYGGEFGVDLDEVAVYHKKTPQEIIDIHTAHDNFNYMMGFTPGMGYLGSDNGLTIPRRQSPRLKVEGGAVIIWANQSIVFPITAPTGWNVIGKTPVRIFDMREENPFLFKAGMWVRFRSVDQAGFDKIAEQVEAGVYRCRFENREVRP, from the coding sequence ATGAACGCAGCTTTTTTGCCGGTTGGCGACACTGCGGTGTCCGTACAGGTCGGAGATGAAATCAGTTTAGCCGTCAGCCGCAGGGTTTACGCTTTGAAACAATGCCTTGAGGACAATCCCGTCGAGGGGATTGCCGAGACGGTGCCCACCTACCGGGCGCTTATGATAAATTATCGCCCTGATGTCATTCGGTATGGCGCTTTGCTGGAGGCTTGCAAAAAACGTTTTGAAAATTTGGATCTCGATTATTCTTTTAGCTTATCGAAGGAAGAAATCTGTGAAATTCCCGTTCTTTACGGAGGTGAGTTTGGAGTCGACCTTGATGAAGTTGCCGTTTACCACAAAAAAACTCCGCAGGAAATTATCGATATCCATACCGCTCACGATAATTTCAACTACATGATGGGATTCACGCCCGGCATGGGGTACCTGGGGTCCGACAACGGGCTGACCATTCCCCGCAGACAGTCTCCGCGTCTTAAGGTCGAGGGAGGCGCCGTCATTATTTGGGCAAATCAGTCGATCGTTTTCCCCATCACAGCTCCAACGGGCTGGAACGTCATCGGAAAGACGCCGGTGAGGATTTTTGACATGAGGGAAGAAAATCCCTTTTTGTTTAAAGCCGGCATGTGGGTTCGTTTCCGGTCCGTCGATCAGGCCGGGTTCGATAAAATTGCCGAACAGGTGGAAGCGGGAGTTTACCGGTGTCGCTTTGAAAACAGGGAGGTGCGGCCATGA
- a CDS encoding methylmalonyl-CoA mutase family protein — MENDVHILEKARQEWQEGPLAKALAKTPERENLQDGRIYTPLDVDTSYEGYVKKIGFPGQYPMTRGGQATMYRGRFWTMRSYSGFATAKETNERFRYLLKQGVTGLSVAFDMPTQIGYDSDHPFSDGEVGKVGVAIDSLEDMEALFEGIPLDKVSTSMTINSPAAVMLAMYQAVGEKQGVAPDKLRGTTQNDVLKEYIARGTYIYPPRPSMRLTANIFEYCKNVIPNWNTISLGAYHIREAGATPTQEIAFAFANAIEYIQTAIDAGLDIDDFAGRISWIFTADIRLLEEVAKFRAARRLWAKILRERFGAKKPSSWMLRVHVHTSGSVLTAQQPLNNVIRVSLQALGAVMGGTNSMATCAFDEALSIPTEESATLAVRTQQIIAYESGAADVVDPLAGSYYIENMTDRFESDAESLIQKIIDMGGAVAAIERGWMQNEISKSAYVQQMAVEDGKKTVIGVNKFTGNDRADVDLTSVDPVVQEIQIEKKKALMNRRDNVECQAALEALSAACRDEKVNLMPFILRAVKSYATLGEICDSMRKIFGEYEAVKTI, encoded by the coding sequence ATGGAGAACGACGTGCATATTCTTGAAAAAGCCAGGCAGGAATGGCAGGAGGGGCCGCTGGCCAAAGCTCTGGCCAAAACGCCTGAACGGGAAAATCTTCAGGACGGGAGAATTTATACGCCGTTGGACGTCGATACGTCTTACGAGGGTTATGTGAAGAAGATCGGGTTTCCTGGTCAGTATCCGATGACCCGCGGAGGCCAGGCCACCATGTACAGGGGACGGTTCTGGACCATGCGCAGTTATTCGGGATTCGCGACCGCCAAAGAAACGAACGAGCGTTTCCGTTATTTGCTGAAGCAGGGGGTGACGGGCCTTTCCGTCGCGTTCGATATGCCGACGCAAATCGGTTACGATTCCGATCACCCTTTCAGCGACGGGGAGGTCGGCAAAGTCGGAGTGGCCATCGACTCTCTGGAGGACATGGAAGCTCTGTTCGAGGGCATCCCTCTCGATAAGGTCAGCACGTCGATGACCATCAACTCGCCGGCGGCGGTGATGCTGGCCATGTATCAGGCAGTGGGAGAAAAACAGGGCGTCGCCCCGGATAAGCTCAGGGGCACCACGCAGAATGACGTCCTCAAGGAATATATCGCGCGAGGCACCTACATTTATCCCCCGCGCCCTTCGATGCGCCTGACCGCCAATATTTTTGAGTACTGCAAAAACGTCATCCCGAACTGGAACACCATAAGCCTCGGCGCGTACCACATCCGCGAGGCCGGCGCGACCCCGACGCAGGAGATCGCTTTTGCCTTCGCCAACGCCATTGAATACATCCAGACCGCCATCGACGCCGGACTGGACATCGACGACTTCGCGGGGCGTATTTCATGGATCTTCACGGCAGACATCCGGCTGCTGGAGGAAGTGGCGAAATTTCGCGCCGCGAGAAGGCTTTGGGCAAAAATTCTCAGGGAGCGGTTCGGGGCGAAAAAGCCGTCTTCCTGGATGCTGCGCGTTCATGTACATACATCCGGGAGCGTTTTAACCGCCCAGCAGCCCCTCAACAACGTGATTCGCGTTTCGTTGCAGGCCTTGGGCGCGGTCATGGGCGGGACGAATTCAATGGCGACCTGCGCGTTCGACGAGGCGCTTTCGATTCCCACGGAAGAGTCCGCGACGCTGGCCGTTCGAACCCAGCAAATCATCGCTTACGAAAGCGGGGCGGCGGACGTGGTCGATCCCCTTGCCGGCTCCTATTACATTGAAAACATGACGGACCGGTTCGAGAGCGACGCCGAATCCCTGATTCAAAAAATTATCGATATGGGCGGAGCGGTGGCGGCCATCGAACGCGGATGGATGCAGAACGAAATTTCGAAGAGCGCCTATGTTCAGCAAATGGCTGTCGAGGACGGAAAGAAGACGGTTATCGGGGTGAATAAATTCACCGGCAACGACCGGGCCGATGTGGATTTGACTTCGGTGGATCCCGTCGTACAGGAGATTCAGATCGAAAAGAAGAAGGCCCTGATGAACCGCCGGGATAACGTGGAATGTCAGGCGGCCCTCGAAGCCCTTTCCGCGGCCTGCCGGGACGAAAAAGTCAACCTCATGCCGTTCATTCTGCGGGCGGTGAAATCATACGCCACACTGGGCGAAATCTGTGACAGCATGCGAAAAATCTTCGGCGAGTATGAAGCGGTCAAAACCATTTGA
- a CDS encoding 5-oxoprolinase subunit PxpA — MHKIDLNSDLGESFGAYKLGMDSEIIKHVSSVNMACGWHAGDPIIMENTVKMCAKAGVAVGAHPSYPDLMGFGRRHMELSFEEAKACVKYQLGALMAFAASSGVKVEHLKAHGAMGNDSNKDEILARAICEAVAEVDKNIILLSFVNGAVIRKAQEMGLRFANEVFADRAYRDDCTLVPRSQPGAMIHDAEFAAKRIIRMIKEGKVETITGKVVDVSVHSVCVHGDTPTAVEIVKNLRSALTAEGVQVAKLNDFVA; from the coding sequence ATGCATAAGATCGATCTGAACAGTGACCTTGGAGAAAGTTTCGGCGCTTATAAACTGGGAATGGATTCCGAAATCATTAAACACGTCTCTTCCGTCAACATGGCCTGCGGATGGCACGCGGGGGATCCCATCATTATGGAGAATACGGTGAAAATGTGCGCCAAAGCGGGCGTCGCGGTGGGCGCGCATCCCTCCTATCCCGACCTGATGGGCTTTGGACGGCGGCATATGGAGCTGTCCTTTGAGGAAGCGAAGGCCTGCGTGAAGTACCAGTTGGGAGCGTTAATGGCCTTCGCCGCCTCCAGCGGAGTGAAGGTAGAGCACCTGAAAGCCCATGGCGCCATGGGAAACGACTCCAACAAGGACGAAATTCTGGCGCGCGCTATTTGCGAAGCGGTGGCGGAAGTGGACAAAAACATTATTCTTTTGAGTTTCGTGAATGGAGCGGTTATCAGAAAAGCGCAGGAAATGGGCCTGCGTTTCGCGAACGAGGTGTTTGCGGACCGCGCTTATCGGGACGACTGCACCCTTGTACCGCGCAGCCAGCCGGGCGCCATGATCCACGACGCTGAATTCGCCGCGAAACGCATCATCCGCATGATCAAAGAGGGGAAGGTCGAAACCATCACCGGCAAGGTGGTGGACGTTTCCGTTCATTCGGTGTGCGTACATGGAGATACGCCCACGGCCGTCGAAATCGTTAAAAATCTCAGAAGCGCGTTGACGGCGGAGGGTGTTCAGGTGGCAAAACTGAACGACTTTGTCGCGTGA
- the meaB gene encoding methylmalonyl Co-A mutase-associated GTPase MeaB encodes MNGRKADGPGLEKLLKDAFSANRRAVSKLITLAENDPEMCLEISRRVYAKTGRAWLIGITGPPGSGKSTLTDKLAKLLRKDGQKIGIVAVDPSSPFSGGAILGDRIRMNDLTLDENVFIRSMATRGHLGGLSESVLSAIRIFDACGCAFILIETVGVGQSEVEIARIADTTLVVSVPGLGDDVQTLKAGILEIADVLVVNKADREGAEEFANMLRAAQLLSGESGSETWKTPVVLTSALQSEGVVELMETILKHREAVNTSKTFEELRRKRLREEILLLLRYETSKLIDGLFSLERDLDERLPDMYNRTVNPFDWVQMKVERIKTAYDRKS; translated from the coding sequence ATGAATGGACGAAAGGCCGACGGCCCGGGTCTGGAAAAACTTTTGAAAGACGCCTTTTCCGCGAATCGCAGGGCGGTTTCGAAGTTGATAACGCTTGCGGAGAACGACCCTGAAATGTGCCTTGAGATATCGAGGCGAGTTTACGCGAAGACGGGTCGCGCCTGGCTGATAGGGATCACGGGGCCTCCGGGCTCCGGTAAAAGTACCCTGACCGATAAATTGGCCAAATTATTGAGAAAAGACGGCCAAAAAATCGGCATCGTCGCCGTGGATCCCAGCAGCCCCTTTTCCGGGGGCGCCATTCTGGGAGACCGGATTCGGATGAACGACCTGACTCTGGACGAGAACGTCTTTATTCGCAGCATGGCCACAAGGGGCCACCTTGGAGGACTTTCAGAATCCGTCCTGAGCGCGATCCGGATCTTCGATGCCTGCGGGTGCGCCTTCATCCTTATAGAAACCGTCGGAGTGGGGCAGTCGGAGGTGGAAATCGCGCGAATCGCCGACACCACCCTGGTGGTTTCGGTCCCTGGCCTGGGGGATGACGTTCAGACCCTGAAAGCGGGAATTCTCGAAATTGCTGACGTCCTGGTCGTCAACAAAGCCGACCGGGAGGGTGCGGAGGAGTTCGCGAACATGCTGAGAGCCGCGCAGTTACTGAGCGGAGAGTCCGGAAGCGAAACCTGGAAGACGCCCGTTGTCCTGACCTCCGCTCTTCAGAGCGAGGGCGTGGTCGAATTGATGGAAACCATTCTGAAGCACCGGGAAGCGGTAAATACCTCGAAAACTTTTGAAGAATTGCGAAGAAAACGCCTCCGCGAGGAGATATTGCTTCTGCTGCGTTACGAAACGTCGAAGCTGATAGACGGGCTGTTTTCGCTGGAACGGGACTTGGACGAGCGCCTGCCGGATATGTACAACCGGACCGTCAATCCATTCGACTGGGTTCAAATGAAAGTCGAGCGGATAAAAACCGCTTATGATCGTAAGTCGTGA